GATACACTCGATACCGACGCGCCAACAGCAGAATATATGGCACAATGGATATACAACCACCTGAAACCGCATATAGTAACACTCAACGCCGTGACAGTAGCAGAAACAGCAACAGCACAAGCAACGTATTTCAATGACCAGTGATCAGTGATCAATGATCAATAAGTTCGGAGTTCGGAGTATGATTTTTTTACCACAGAGCCACAGAGGACACAGAGAAAAAAACAATTTGGCTGGGGGATGCTCCCCCAGACCCCCAAAATCCCAAAAGAAAATCCTCGGGGTCCTAGGGGTGAAGCCCCTAGCCCGCCCCATTTCTCTCTGTGTTCTCTGTGGCTCTGTGGTAAAAAATCCTATTTCTAGTTCTAAGATTTATAGTGGATATCTTTTAGCAAAGGACAAAGTTGTATGCAAAAATTCGATATAAGAAAATGGGAAGGCTTCAAAAAAGCATCCAGCAACGACATCACAATAGATTTTATCGACGACATAGTCATTGATTCACGTAGAGTCGCAACGACTAATACCATGTTCGTAGCACTAGAAGGAGAAACATACGATGGACATGATTTCGTCACCGATGCCGCACAAGCAGGAGCGCAATGCGCGATAGTAAGACAAGGATACACCACGCCAAAATCTTCGCCGCCAATAACGCTCTTTCATGTAGAAGATACCCTTAAAGCCTTCCAGGATATCGCCGCAGCATATAGAAAAAATCTGCCTACGCAATTTATAGCGATAACAGGGTCGCAAGGAAAAACCCTCGTCAAAGACCTCCTTACAGCACTACTCGCCACAACGAAAAATGTCGCCGCCTCGCCAGAAAGCTTCAATAGCCAGATAGGTGTTCCCCTAAGTATACTACGCGTGACAAGAGATCACGCCGTCGCTATAATAGAGGCAGGGATATCACAGCCAGGAGAAATGGACTCCCTCGCAACAATGATAGCGCCAACATGCGGAATAATAACGATAATAGGTGATGAACATATAGCCTCCCTAGGAACAAAAAAAACGATAGCAGAAGAGAAGATGAAACTCTTCGACAATATATCACAAGACGGATGGGTCCTTGCACCAGACGATGATAACATCACCGAAAATCATAGACAGCAGCGGCACCATTGGAACGTTGCCGACGGAAACCTTCCTCATGCAATAATGCTTACAAAAAAACACGAGCCTGTGATGAAATACCAGATGGTCTTCCCAGACGGAACATCGTTCCGAGGGTGCGTCACAGGGCATTATAAGTTTTTCCTCGATATAGTAAATATAGCCAGTAAAGCAGCGTGGCTCCTCGGCGTTCCAACAAAGAAAATATGCAAAGTCCTAAAAAAATACTCCCCAGAAGTTATGCAGGCAGAAATATGGAAAACATCCTCAGGAACTACTGTCATCAATGAACCGTATGGCTCCGACGTGCTTTCAATGCAACTGGCATTGACATATTTTGATGACACACCAGCAGGAGGAAAAAAGATCTTCGTCTTCGGAGGTATGAGACAAAACGATAACAACACAATAGTAGAAGGTAAATTACTGGGAAAAGCTATTGCCGATGCGAACGTTGACAGGCTCTTCGTCGTTGGCGATAAAGACTTCACACTATTAATCGAAAATGTAAAAAAATGCTCTCCAAAGACTGCTGTAGAAGCTTTTGCGACACAGGGAGATGCCTTTAACGCCTTGGAAGGTCTTACAAAACAAAATGATATAGTAGTAATAAAAGGACACAAAAAAATCGATGTCGTCGACGTAAGAAAAAACATCGCAAAAATGTTCGCTGATAATACTCTGAAAGTAGATCTAGGAAATATAAAAGATAATATCGAAAATATCAGAAGTGGGCTACCTAAAGATATGCGGATTATGATGATGGTTAAAGCTATGGGATATGGCACCGAGAATACCATCTTAACACGATTCCTGCAGAAAAATAATATCGATATCGTAGGAGTAGCATTCGCCGATGAAGGGATAATGCTAAGAAAAGGTGGCGTCACAGCAAATGTTTTCGTGATAAATGTCGCACAATATGATGTCAGTAAAATAATAGAATGGGAATTCGAAAGCGGTATCAGCGATATCGAAACAATA
Above is a window of Waddliaceae bacterium DNA encoding:
- the alr gene encoding alanine racemase is translated as MQKFDIRKWEGFKKASSNDITIDFIDDIVIDSRRVATTNTMFVALEGETYDGHDFVTDAAQAGAQCAIVRQGYTTPKSSPPITLFHVEDTLKAFQDIAAAYRKNLPTQFIAITGSQGKTLVKDLLTALLATTKNVAASPESFNSQIGVPLSILRVTRDHAVAIIEAGISQPGEMDSLATMIAPTCGIITIIGDEHIASLGTKKTIAEEKMKLFDNISQDGWVLAPDDDNITENHRQQRHHWNVADGNLPHAIMLTKKHEPVMKYQMVFPDGTSFRGCVTGHYKFFLDIVNIASKAAWLLGVPTKKICKVLKKYSPEVMQAEIWKTSSGTTVINEPYGSDVLSMQLALTYFDDTPAGGKKIFVFGGMRQNDNNTIVEGKLLGKAIADANVDRLFVVGDKDFTLLIENVKKCSPKTAVEAFATQGDAFNALEGLTKQNDIVVIKGHKKIDVVDVRKNIAKMFADNTLKVDLGNIKDNIENIRSGLPKDMRIMMMVKAMGYGTENTILTRFLQKNNIDIVGVAFADEGIMLRKGGVTANVFVINVAQYDVSKIIEWEFESGISDIETIHALNSAAKKKNKTMKVHLNIDTGMSRFGCRAEDAITLAEAIDDAENLKLEGLMTHYAFADDTSRDEETIHQTKAFKKIIKKCSDKGITPAWIHSANSSAAIRFDTTHTNMVRIGLAAYGMYPSEACKDKITLKLSLSLTSKIARIQTCYKGETVSYGGSYTVQHKEERIAVIPLGYFDGIHRRYSGKGYALVRGQKAPFVGAICMDFMMLDVTNIDNVTVGDSVLIFGEDEYGNTFPVEDLAYSGGSIPYELITCLGPRIQRVFTYSR